A window of Phycobacter azelaicus contains these coding sequences:
- the lptG gene encoding LPS export ABC transporter permease LptG, whose product MKLDLYYAKRFAQWFLVISGVLMTLVILIDLNEQIRRFDSLDLGAGKLIGLTLLNAPAAFSEFLPLIMILTTIVLFVGLARSSELVVTRAIGRSGIRALAAPVLVAALIGVLAVSTLNPIVAATTNQFRNLSDTYRNGGPSALSLSGEGLWLRQGSANGQSVIHATGYTADSIDADDAANITLLNVTIHDYAPDGGPVRQIIAHSAKLQGSDWVLRQAKVWPLAAGLNPESNSADHDVLILPTTLTSDRIRDSLGTSDGISVYDLPSTIRDMATAGFSTKRYEVWLQTELARPFFLVAMVLVGAAFTMRHTRFGGTGLAVLTAVLLGFGLYFIRNFAQVLGENGQIPVALAAWAPPVASIMLTMGLLLHAEDG is encoded by the coding sequence ATGAAACTCGATCTCTACTATGCCAAACGCTTTGCCCAGTGGTTCCTGGTAATTTCAGGTGTTCTCATGACGCTCGTGATCCTGATCGACCTGAACGAGCAGATCCGGCGCTTTGACAGTCTCGACCTCGGCGCAGGCAAGTTGATCGGTCTGACACTGCTGAACGCTCCGGCGGCATTCAGCGAATTTCTGCCGCTGATCATGATCCTGACAACCATCGTTTTGTTCGTCGGGCTGGCGCGCAGCAGCGAGCTGGTCGTGACCCGCGCCATAGGCCGCTCCGGAATTCGCGCCCTTGCCGCTCCAGTGCTTGTGGCAGCGCTGATCGGGGTTCTTGCGGTCAGCACGCTCAACCCGATTGTAGCGGCGACCACCAACCAATTCCGCAACCTGTCTGACACCTATCGCAATGGCGGCCCCTCTGCCTTGTCGCTCTCGGGCGAAGGGCTGTGGCTGCGCCAGGGCAGCGCCAACGGTCAGTCCGTCATTCACGCAACGGGCTACACGGCCGACAGCATTGATGCGGACGATGCTGCAAACATCACCCTATTGAATGTCACCATTCACGATTATGCGCCAGACGGGGGGCCGGTCCGTCAGATCATAGCCCACAGCGCCAAGCTCCAGGGCAGTGACTGGGTTTTGCGACAAGCGAAGGTCTGGCCTCTTGCCGCAGGCCTCAACCCCGAGAGCAATTCCGCCGATCATGACGTGCTGATCCTGCCCACAACCCTGACAAGTGACCGCATTCGGGACAGCCTTGGCACATCTGACGGGATCTCAGTCTATGACCTTCCCTCAACCATCCGCGACATGGCCACGGCGGGCTTTTCGACAAAGCGCTACGAAGTGTGGCTCCAGACCGAGCTTGCCCGGCCGTTCTTCCTGGTGGCCATGGTCCTTGTTGGGGCGGCCTTCACCATGCGGCATACGCGTTTCGGCGGAACTGGACTGGCGGTCCTGACGGCGGTTCTGCTTGGCTTTGGTCTTTATTTCATTCGCAACTTTGCACAGGTTCTCGGCGAGAATGGTCAGATTCCGGTGGCCCTCGCCGCCTGGGCGCCCCCGGTGGCTTCGATCATGCTGACTATGGGACTGCTGCTTCATGCCGAGGACGGATAA
- a CDS encoding LPS-assembly protein LptD: MRRALLLSVLLPWLGFGAPVQAQTAPAPDETAAPAMLVADRVYITPQRTLIATGNVEAFQGDMRLRANKISYDQASGTLNIEGPIRIDQGGDVTILASAADLDRDLQNGLLSSARMVFKQQLQLASVQMTRVSGRYTQLYKTAVTSCHVCEDGRPPLWQIRAERVTHDQLARQLYFENAQLRIYDVPVFYFPGIRLPDPTLERATGFLIPSIRTTSNLGSGIKVPYFFRIGDHKDLTLTPYLSGKTRTLGARYRQAFRSGRITFEGGFTRDDLNPGESRGYLFADGKFTLPRDVKLGFDLKTVSDDAYLADYGLPDLDRLRSEVTLTKVRRDVMFRGGVYHYKTLRDSEDQDLIPSAIADVAYQRRYFPQSIGGEMRLSVEGHGHRRKSKLTSTGALPQGRDVARLTADIDWRRNWRFANGLVAEWQIGAAADAFSVYNDANFANSETRLAPRSALTLRLPMSKRSASGQQYYLEPIVQLGWSDLTGDAVPADESNFVEFDQGNLLALSRFPAIDAREEGLTLVYGLNWARYSTSGWQAFATLGQVFRNKADPRFTKTSGLGGTTSDVLMAGQLKLSDGLSLTARGLLNGSLNFSKAEFRGDWRHEKASLSSTYLWLGTDPAEGRSEETSEVWFDGSYDISPAWRASASLRYDISDARATRAGVGLAYSNECITVDVSLNRRYTSTTSVEPSTDFGFTIALNGFSVNSGNKKYRRSCSNT, from the coding sequence ATGCGCCGCGCCCTACTCCTATCAGTGCTGCTGCCCTGGCTCGGCTTCGGCGCCCCGGTACAAGCGCAGACTGCCCCTGCCCCCGACGAGACAGCCGCGCCGGCCATGCTGGTGGCAGATCGCGTTTACATAACGCCTCAGCGCACTTTGATTGCGACCGGCAATGTCGAGGCCTTCCAGGGTGATATGCGGCTGCGGGCTAATAAGATCAGCTATGACCAGGCCAGCGGCACGCTCAATATCGAAGGCCCAATCCGCATCGACCAGGGCGGCGATGTCACCATCCTGGCCAGCGCGGCCGATCTGGACCGGGATCTGCAGAACGGTCTTCTCAGCAGCGCCCGCATGGTCTTCAAACAGCAACTGCAACTGGCATCGGTGCAGATGACACGGGTCAGCGGGCGCTACACCCAGCTCTACAAGACAGCCGTCACCTCCTGTCACGTCTGCGAAGACGGGCGCCCGCCGCTGTGGCAGATCCGGGCCGAGCGCGTCACCCATGATCAACTGGCACGACAGCTCTATTTTGAGAATGCACAACTCAGGATTTACGATGTACCCGTGTTCTATTTCCCGGGTATTCGTCTGCCAGATCCAACACTAGAGCGCGCGACGGGCTTTCTCATCCCGTCGATCCGCACGACCTCGAACCTCGGCTCCGGGATCAAGGTTCCCTATTTCTTCCGGATCGGTGATCACAAGGACCTGACGCTTACGCCCTATCTGTCTGGCAAGACGCGCACGCTGGGTGCGCGCTACCGGCAGGCCTTTCGCAGCGGGCGCATCACCTTCGAAGGCGGCTTTACCCGTGATGACCTCAATCCGGGCGAAAGCCGCGGCTATCTTTTTGCAGATGGGAAATTCACGCTCCCGCGTGATGTGAAACTTGGCTTTGATCTAAAGACCGTTTCGGATGACGCCTACCTGGCGGACTATGGCCTTCCGGATCTCGACCGCCTGCGCTCCGAGGTGACGCTGACCAAGGTGCGCCGCGACGTGATGTTCCGGGGCGGCGTCTATCACTACAAGACCCTGCGCGATAGCGAGGATCAGGATCTCATCCCTTCGGCTATCGCAGATGTCGCCTATCAACGGCGATATTTCCCGCAATCCATCGGCGGCGAGATGCGGCTAAGCGTCGAAGGCCATGGACATCGGCGCAAATCGAAGCTGACCAGCACCGGCGCCCTGCCGCAGGGCCGCGATGTGGCGCGGCTGACCGCGGATATCGACTGGCGACGCAACTGGCGTTTTGCCAACGGTCTGGTTGCCGAATGGCAGATCGGTGCCGCAGCGGATGCGTTTTCCGTCTACAATGACGCCAATTTCGCCAACTCCGAAACTCGTTTGGCGCCCCGCAGTGCGCTAACGCTGCGCCTTCCGATGAGCAAACGCAGCGCGTCAGGACAGCAATACTATCTTGAGCCAATCGTGCAGCTTGGCTGGAGCGATCTGACCGGCGATGCTGTGCCCGCCGACGAAAGCAACTTCGTCGAGTTCGATCAGGGGAATCTGCTGGCGCTATCGCGCTTTCCCGCCATCGACGCCCGCGAAGAAGGGCTGACACTGGTCTACGGGCTGAATTGGGCACGTTACTCTACCTCTGGCTGGCAGGCTTTTGCCACCTTGGGTCAGGTTTTCCGAAACAAGGCAGACCCGCGCTTTACCAAGACGTCCGGCCTAGGTGGCACCACGTCAGATGTTCTGATGGCGGGCCAGTTAAAGCTGAGCGATGGTCTTTCCCTGACCGCCCGAGGCCTTTTGAATGGATCTTTGAACTTCTCAAAGGCCGAATTCCGCGGTGACTGGCGACATGAGAAAGCCTCACTTTCCAGCACTTACCTCTGGCTCGGCACGGACCCGGCAGAAGGGCGCAGCGAAGAGACCTCCGAAGTTTGGTTTGACGGCTCTTACGACATTTCCCCGGCCTGGCGCGCCAGTGCCAGCCTGCGCTATGATATCTCCGATGCCCGCGCAACGCGCGCAGGAGTTGGCCTAGCGTACAGCAATGAGTGTATCACCGTCGACGTATCGCTCAACCGACGCTATACATCGACAACAAGTGTTGAGCCTTCGACCGATTTTGGGTTTACCATCGCGTTGAACGGGTTCTCCGTGAACAGCGGCAACAAGAAGTACAGGCGATCATGCAGCAATACCTGA
- a CDS encoding peptidylprolyl isomerase, with product MQQYLTLRTPAPLTRRALRLAARSCAAIALCAALALSPAQTAAQGLFSPAITVDDSAITYYELEQRARFMGVMRVPGDLEKEARKELINDRLKLAAMEEAGIIPSEDEVTAGMTELAGRANLSLNEFLSALQENGIDPETVRDFSRVGIGWRDLISARFLARARPTEEEIDRAMGQAGSGSVQVLLSEIILPINEQNAPQVEDLAQQIAALNTRAAFAAAATQYSAAQSRENGGELNWMPITKLPPQLQEVVLALDTGEVTEPLPLQGAVALFQMRGLREVAGRAQRYDAIEYAAYYLPGGRSPETLAKAQEIIAGTDTCDDLYGVAKGQDPSVLDRVSLAPGEIDRDIAIELAKLDPGETSTAVTRNNGQTLVLLRLCGRTAELGEGQNRETVANALTAQRVESLSASYLEQLRADARIDEK from the coding sequence ATGCAGCAATACCTGACCCTCCGGACACCGGCCCCTCTGACCCGGCGCGCCCTGCGGCTTGCCGCCCGCTCGTGCGCGGCGATCGCCCTTTGTGCGGCCCTGGCCCTGTCTCCTGCTCAGACGGCGGCGCAGGGGCTGTTTTCCCCCGCCATCACCGTTGATGACAGCGCCATCACTTACTATGAGCTCGAACAGCGCGCCCGCTTCATGGGTGTTATGCGTGTGCCTGGCGACCTTGAGAAAGAGGCGCGCAAGGAGCTTATTAATGACCGGCTGAAGCTGGCCGCAATGGAGGAAGCCGGGATCATCCCGAGTGAGGATGAAGTCACAGCTGGGATGACCGAGCTCGCTGGCCGCGCCAATCTGTCGCTCAACGAATTCCTGTCCGCCTTACAGGAAAACGGTATCGATCCCGAGACGGTGCGCGATTTTTCCCGCGTCGGCATCGGCTGGCGCGACTTGATCAGCGCGCGGTTCCTGGCGCGGGCGCGCCCGACCGAAGAAGAAATTGATCGCGCGATGGGACAGGCCGGATCGGGTAGCGTGCAGGTTCTTCTGTCCGAGATCATCCTGCCGATCAACGAACAGAACGCCCCCCAGGTCGAGGATCTGGCCCAGCAGATTGCGGCACTGAATACCAGGGCCGCCTTTGCTGCGGCAGCAACGCAGTATTCTGCGGCCCAAAGCCGCGAAAATGGCGGTGAACTGAATTGGATGCCAATCACAAAACTGCCGCCGCAATTGCAGGAAGTGGTTCTGGCGCTCGACACCGGCGAGGTCACGGAGCCGCTGCCGCTGCAGGGGGCGGTTGCCCTGTTCCAGATGCGAGGGCTACGCGAAGTTGCAGGGCGCGCGCAGCGCTATGACGCCATTGAATACGCTGCCTACTACCTGCCAGGGGGGCGCAGCCCTGAAACCCTTGCAAAAGCGCAGGAAATCATAGCGGGCACAGACACCTGCGACGACCTTTACGGTGTGGCAAAGGGGCAGGATCCCTCGGTGCTGGACCGTGTCAGCCTCGCTCCCGGCGAAATCGATCGAGATATCGCCATCGAGCTGGCAAAGCTCGATCCCGGCGAGACTTCGACCGCTGTGACACGCAACAACGGCCAGACGCTGGTTCTGTTGCGCCTGTGCGGCCGCACCGCGGAGCTGGGTGAGGGCCAAAACCGCGAGACCGTTGCCAATGCCTTGACCGCGCAGCGGGTTGAATCGCTGTCTGCAAGCTACCTTGAACAGTTGCGTGCCGACGCGCGCATCGATGAAAAATGA
- the pdxA gene encoding 4-hydroxythreonine-4-phosphate dehydrogenase PdxA — MTSLPPVAISCGEPAGIGPEIAAKAWDALKDRVPMLWLGDPRHLPANVPRQEIAAPSEAGNVCPHALPVLKLEFAGHDRSGIADPKNAEGVISAIETGVDLVRSGAAAALCTAPIHKKALIDGAGFAYPGHTEFLAHLSGRERVVMMLASEQLRVVPTTIHIALSDVPQALTPTLLSETIAITADGLRRQFGIAHPRIAIAGLNPHAGEGGAMGQEELEWIAPLIAELQCQEMTLSGPHPADTLFHAAARARYDVAICMYHDQALIPIKTLDFDRGVNVTLGLPFIRTSPDHGTAFDIAGTGQANPSSMIEAVKMAHRMATSGAA, encoded by the coding sequence ATGACCTCTCTGCCGCCGGTCGCGATCAGCTGTGGTGAACCGGCGGGGATTGGTCCTGAAATCGCAGCCAAGGCCTGGGATGCACTGAAAGACAGAGTACCGATGCTCTGGCTCGGCGATCCACGGCACTTGCCCGCCAATGTGCCCCGGCAGGAGATCGCAGCCCCGTCCGAAGCCGGCAACGTCTGCCCCCATGCCCTGCCCGTGCTGAAGCTGGAGTTTGCAGGGCATGACCGCAGTGGGATTGCCGACCCAAAAAACGCCGAAGGTGTCATTTCTGCAATTGAAACCGGTGTTGACCTAGTCCGTTCCGGCGCTGCCGCTGCGCTCTGCACCGCACCGATCCACAAAAAGGCACTGATCGACGGGGCGGGCTTTGCCTATCCCGGCCACACAGAGTTTCTGGCTCATCTCTCTGGGCGCGAGCGCGTTGTGATGATGCTGGCGAGCGAACAGCTGCGCGTGGTACCGACGACGATCCATATTGCGCTCTCTGATGTGCCACAGGCGCTCACGCCGACCCTTTTGAGCGAGACCATCGCCATCACTGCCGACGGTCTGCGTCGCCAATTCGGCATTGCTCATCCGCGCATCGCCATCGCCGGGCTAAACCCCCATGCGGGCGAAGGTGGTGCCATGGGGCAAGAGGAGCTGGAGTGGATTGCGCCCTTGATCGCAGAACTGCAATGCCAGGAGATGACCCTGAGCGGCCCGCATCCGGCTGACACGCTGTTTCACGCCGCCGCCCGCGCCCGCTATGATGTCGCCATCTGCATGTATCACGATCAGGCGCTGATACCGATCAAGACGCTGGATTTCGACCGGGGCGTCAATGTCACCCTTGGCCTGCCTTTCATTCGTACTTCGCCAGATCATGGCACCGCCTTTGATATTGCCGGAACCGGCCAAGCCAACCCTTCCAGCATGATCGAAGCGGTAAAAATGGCGCATCGCATGGCAACCTCTGGTGCAGCCTGA
- the rsmA gene encoding 16S rRNA (adenine(1518)-N(6)/adenine(1519)-N(6))-dimethyltransferase RsmA codes for MSQIDTLPPLRDVIATHQLSARKSLGQNFLLDLNLTAKIARQAGDLTGCDVLEIGPGPGGLTRGLLAEGARRVLALEKDSRCLPALAEIAEAYPERLQVINGDALEIDPLEYLTPPVRVVANLPYNVGTELLVRWLTPKDWPPFWQSLTLMFQREVAERIVAQPGSKAYGRLAILAQWRAEARIVLSLPPGAFTPPPKVSSAVVHLDALPEPRYPADAATLSRVVAAAFNQRRKMLRASLKGVSSDIEDHLVAAGIQPTERAEQVSLEAFCALARSLKPTG; via the coding sequence ATGAGCCAGATCGACACCCTGCCCCCCTTGCGCGACGTGATTGCCACGCATCAGCTATCGGCCCGCAAATCGCTGGGCCAGAACTTCCTGTTGGACCTGAACCTCACCGCAAAGATCGCACGACAGGCCGGGGATCTGACAGGCTGTGATGTGCTGGAGATCGGCCCCGGCCCCGGAGGCCTGACCCGTGGCTTGCTGGCTGAAGGCGCACGCCGAGTACTGGCTCTGGAGAAAGACAGCCGCTGCCTGCCCGCGCTTGCCGAGATCGCCGAGGCCTATCCGGAGCGTCTGCAGGTGATCAATGGCGATGCGCTTGAGATCGATCCACTGGAATACCTGACGCCGCCCGTACGTGTGGTGGCGAACCTGCCTTACAACGTTGGCACCGAGCTTTTGGTACGCTGGCTCACGCCAAAAGACTGGCCGCCCTTCTGGCAAAGCCTCACCCTGATGTTTCAGCGCGAGGTGGCAGAACGCATCGTGGCCCAGCCCGGCTCCAAGGCCTATGGACGGCTGGCGATCCTGGCGCAATGGCGGGCCGAAGCGCGGATCGTGCTGTCGCTGCCGCCCGGCGCCTTTACCCCTCCGCCCAAAGTCAGCAGCGCCGTGGTGCATCTCGATGCCCTGCCCGAGCCGCGCTACCCGGCCGATGCAGCCACGCTGTCGCGCGTCGTGGCCGCAGCCTTTAATCAGCGCCGTAAAATGCTACGCGCCAGTCTCAAAGGGGTTTCGTCAGACATCGAAGATCATCTGGTTGCTGCAGGCATTCAGCCAACCGAACGCGCCGAACAGGTCAGCCTCGAAGCCTTCTGCGCCCTTGCCCGCAGTTTGAAGCCCACGGGATAA
- a CDS encoding DUF4167 domain-containing protein — translation MRSSKSRSRSKSNRNRPANGANVVNRVFDSSGPEGKVRGTPQQIIDKYNQLARDAQLSNDRVAAENFQQHAEHYLRLLNEAQREIEARREEQERQNRERQAERDRERAERLERQEREAAAKAQDPADAPQPDVIDPRESTGQDAAQDHDSGLVETPESKDETAEPAPKKPARKPRAPRKTAPKKASDDAQGDEAASGEAKEEGSKKPAAKKPSRSRAKAKPEDTAEAAE, via the coding sequence ATGAGATCGTCAAAATCACGTTCGCGTTCCAAGTCGAACCGGAACCGCCCTGCCAATGGTGCCAATGTAGTCAACCGTGTGTTTGACAGCTCCGGCCCCGAAGGCAAGGTGCGCGGCACGCCGCAGCAGATCATCGACAAGTATAACCAGCTGGCGCGTGATGCCCAGCTGAGCAATGACCGTGTCGCTGCCGAAAACTTCCAGCAGCACGCCGAGCATTATCTGCGCCTTCTGAACGAAGCGCAGCGCGAGATCGAAGCGCGCCGCGAAGAGCAGGAACGCCAGAACCGCGAACGTCAGGCAGAGCGCGACCGCGAACGCGCAGAGCGCTTGGAGCGCCAGGAGCGGGAAGCGGCTGCAAAGGCCCAGGATCCGGCAGATGCGCCTCAGCCGGATGTGATCGATCCCCGGGAAAGCACCGGTCAGGATGCAGCTCAGGATCATGACAGCGGCCTAGTGGAAACGCCGGAAAGCAAGGATGAGACGGCTGAGCCTGCGCCCAAAAAGCCAGCGCGCAAGCCCCGTGCCCCGCGCAAGACGGCACCGAAGAAGGCATCTGACGATGCACAAGGTGATGAGGCGGCGTCGGGTGAGGCCAAGGAAGAAGGTTCGAAAAAGCCTGCGGCCAAAAAGCCCTCGCGCAGCCGGGCCAAGGCCAAACCTGAGGATACGGCAGAAGCGGCTGAGTGA
- the prmC gene encoding peptide chain release factor N(5)-glutamine methyltransferase: MAAAAARLRAAGVPDPARDARVLLAHAAKIEASRVTLIAPEELSSEIADRYEQLISLRCIRVPVSHLIGEREFYGRRFKVSGDVLDPRPETEILIEAALSRPYERILDLGTGSGCILVTLLSERPEATGLGVDLSEAACLQASANAVLHGVADRADIRQSDWLTEVSGGFDLIVSNPPYISRSEMDDLSPEVRDHEPEMALTDGADGLEAYRNILASVVLHLVEGGRLLVEIGPKQGAAVADLFQKAGLGQVQILPDLDGRDRVVSGIRPV; the protein is encoded by the coding sequence ATGGCAGCGGCAGCAGCGCGGCTGCGGGCCGCAGGCGTGCCGGATCCCGCGCGTGATGCGCGTGTTCTCCTCGCTCATGCGGCCAAGATCGAAGCCAGCCGCGTGACCCTGATCGCCCCCGAAGAGCTGTCATCGGAGATTGCCGACCGCTACGAGCAGTTGATCTCCTTGCGCTGTATCCGGGTGCCGGTGTCGCATCTGATCGGAGAGCGGGAGTTCTATGGGCGCCGTTTTAAGGTTTCGGGTGACGTTCTGGATCCGCGGCCGGAGACTGAAATCTTGATAGAGGCAGCCTTGTCGCGCCCCTATGAACGGATCCTGGATCTGGGCACCGGCTCGGGCTGCATTCTCGTGACACTGCTGTCAGAACGGCCGGAGGCAACCGGGCTTGGCGTCGATCTCAGCGAAGCTGCCTGCCTTCAGGCCAGTGCCAACGCGGTTCTGCATGGGGTGGCCGACCGCGCAGATATCCGCCAGTCGGACTGGTTGACGGAGGTGTCGGGCGGGTTCGATCTGATCGTCTCCAATCCGCCCTACATTTCGCGCAGTGAAATGGACGACCTGTCGCCGGAGGTGCGCGATCATGAGCCGGAAATGGCATTGACCGATGGGGCTGACGGGCTCGAGGCTTACCGCAATATTCTGGCATCTGTAGTGCTGCATCTTGTGGAAGGGGGGCGCCTTCTGGTCGAAATAGGCCCCAAGCAGGGCGCTGCGGTGGCAGATCTCTTTCAGAAAGCTGGGCTGGGTCAGGTGCAGATCTTGCCGGATCTGGATGGTCGGGACAGGGTTGTCAGCGGTATTCGGCCGGTTTGA
- the prfA gene encoding peptide chain release factor 1, translating into MVPEDRLEQILQRFQYLEAAMADGASGGDIAALAREYSELKPVVEQVVAYRKLLSDMAEAEAMLADPDMKELAEEELPTLKAALPEAEHALQLSLLPKDKADARPAILEIRPGTGGDEAALFAGDLLRMYQRYAEARGWKFEILEEQASELGGIKEVTAHIKGDNVFARLKYESGVHRVQRVPVTESGGRIHTSAATVAVLPEAEDVDITIDPNDLRIDTMRSSGAGGQHVNTTDSAVRITHLPTGTVVTSSEKSQHRNREIAMQVLRTRLYDLERQRIDSERSASRASQVGSGDRSERIRTYNFPQGRMSDHRINLTLYKLDQIMQGDLDEIIDALTADDQARMLAEMGQ; encoded by the coding sequence ATGGTACCCGAAGATCGGCTGGAGCAAATCCTGCAACGCTTTCAATACCTTGAAGCAGCGATGGCCGATGGCGCCAGCGGCGGGGATATTGCGGCGCTAGCGCGGGAGTATTCCGAGCTGAAGCCCGTGGTTGAGCAGGTTGTCGCCTATCGCAAGCTCTTGTCGGATATGGCCGAAGCCGAAGCCATGTTGGCCGACCCCGACATGAAGGAACTTGCCGAGGAGGAATTGCCGACCCTGAAAGCGGCACTGCCCGAAGCCGAGCATGCGCTGCAGCTTTCACTGCTACCAAAAGACAAGGCCGACGCCCGCCCCGCCATTCTGGAAATCCGGCCCGGCACCGGCGGTGACGAGGCGGCGCTGTTTGCGGGTGATCTCTTGCGCATGTACCAGCGCTATGCCGAGGCGCGCGGCTGGAAGTTCGAGATCCTCGAGGAACAGGCCAGCGAACTTGGCGGCATCAAGGAGGTCACCGCCCACATCAAGGGCGATAATGTCTTTGCCAGGCTAAAGTATGAATCCGGTGTCCACCGCGTGCAGCGTGTGCCGGTGACCGAATCGGGCGGGCGTATTCATACATCGGCGGCCACCGTCGCTGTGTTGCCGGAAGCAGAAGACGTGGACATCACCATCGACCCCAATGACCTGCGCATCGATACCATGCGCTCGTCTGGCGCAGGCGGACAGCACGTCAACACCACCGACTCTGCCGTTCGGATCACGCACCTGCCGACCGGAACCGTCGTGACCTCCTCGGAGAAATCGCAGCACCGCAACCGCGAGATTGCCATGCAGGTGCTGCGCACGCGGCTTTACGATCTGGAGCGTCAGCGAATCGACAGCGAACGCTCGGCCAGCCGGGCAAGCCAGGTCGGTTCGGGCGATCGCTCTGAGCGCATCCGCACCTACAACTTCCCGCAAGGGCGCATGTCGGACCATCGCATCAACCTGACGCTCTATAAACTGGATCAGATCATGCAGGGCGATCTGGATGAGATCATTGATGCGCTGACGGCAGATGACCAGGCCCGCATGCTGGCCGAGATGGGCCAGTAG
- a CDS encoding DUF1499 domain-containing protein produces MGRMMMLGWILLAALVVVFGFIRLAPSDPLDWNTQPELSEDKEFRGGVFRVVRTGPEGLERFDRIASNAPRTKLLAGSVDDQMATYVTRTKLFGFPDYTTARQDGEFLKVYARLRFGRSDLGTNKARIDAWLAQMDLAADTADNH; encoded by the coding sequence ATGGGACGGATGATGATGCTGGGATGGATCTTGCTGGCCGCCTTGGTTGTTGTGTTCGGCTTTATTCGACTAGCGCCGTCCGATCCGCTGGATTGGAATACCCAGCCGGAACTCTCGGAGGACAAGGAGTTTCGCGGCGGTGTCTTCCGCGTGGTGCGCACCGGGCCGGAAGGGCTTGAACGGTTCGATCGGATTGCAAGTAACGCGCCGCGCACCAAGTTGCTTGCTGGATCGGTCGACGACCAGATGGCAACCTATGTCACCCGTACCAAGCTGTTTGGGTTTCCTGATTACACCACGGCCCGGCAGGACGGTGAGTTCCTGAAGGTTTACGCGCGGCTCCGGTTTGGGCGATCGGATCTGGGGACCAACAAGGCGCGGATCGATGCGTGGCTGGCGCAGATGGATCTTGCCGCGGATACGGCCGATAACCATTAA